GCCCGTAACTGTTTTCTATTCTCTTGTGCAATATTGCAAAGGTGAAATCATCCTTCTAGGATCTCTATCCATGCTTACAAGCGATCTTTATTCTTGATGACATCTTCTAGGATACCTTGAATAAACTCATATTCGTACCTACAAAAAGTGCATACAGAGCCTTTCAATTCACTTATGTGCACAATTTTTTCATAGAACAAGATACCATAAAATCATGCTTGATTAATAAGTTATGTTCATAAAAATAGTATGTCTCACAAAATATAAAATTGCATTGCAACTTAAAACAGAACTTGATGTACGAACAACACAAAATACAACAATGCATGGCAAAATTCATTGTTAACAAAGTCACATATAAAATGATAATTAGCATACCAAAATTCATTTTTAACGTTTCAAGACTAAAACAAGGTAATTTATCATatcattaataaattaaataaaagtaatTGAAATTAATAAGCATTTCACGTACCCACTATTTTCCTTGTAATGGAAAGCATTCAAACTGCAAGCTTGAGTCAAAGCTAACTTCCAATTGTTCACTATATCAGAATCTTTTCCAAATCTTGCTTGCTGTTTGACTATGGCCTTCTCGTAGCTGTTTCTCTGATGCCTCACGTCCGAAGGCTCCACTTTATAAAAAATTGGCCAAACTAGTATATCATTCCTCTGCTTGCAATCAAGAATCTGAACAACTTCATCGAGACACCAGGTGGAGTCTGCAAAGTTTTCAGAGAAAACAATAATCGAAAGTTTTGTGTTTTCAATTGCATTCTTGAGAACTTGTGCAACAAGCTCCCCTCTATGCAACTCTCGATCATCCATGAAGACCTGGAATCCAGCTTGACGCAAAGCATGATACAAATAACCAGTAAAGTTGTATCTAGTATCTTCTCCTCTAAAACTGAGAAAAATCTGGCAAGCCCCCTTTATATATCCCACATCTTGAGGTAGAAGGGGAAATGCTGAAAAACGTTTGGCAATTAACGCTCTTGTTTCTTCTATCTTCTTATTGTACCAATGGGAATTCTTGTCATGAACTTTTCCTTCTAATTGCAAGTTGATTTCTGTTAAGAATTTCTCCACTTCATTTATATCTTCTTCAAGTTCTGTCTTGAATTCATCATTCAGCATATCTTCGTGGTCCAGTATCATCAGGTCAGCGCATCTGAATCTAACCAACGACCTTATTTCACAACGGAGTTCTTCATGTAATGAAAGTAGTGTCTTTGAGAAAGATCCCACATCTTGAGATTGGAGAGAAAATGTTGGTTCACATTTGTCACTTAACGTCCTTGTTTCAGCTATCTTGTTACGGTACCAATCGGAATTCTTCTCAAGATTTTTGTCTTCTAATTGCTGAGTGATCTCTGTAAAGAAGCCTTCTGCCTGCTTAATATCTTCTTCAAGATCATTTGGGGTAAAAAACATCTTAACACAAATCTTTATGGCAACCAGCGCCTGTCCAGCGGTGATATTTCACATATGAGTTCTTCACACAAAGAAAGTGGTGCCATGGTGGACATGTTTATTGAGGAAGACCCCACATCTTGATGAGCGTACTGAGCGTACTCTGCTGACACTAAAATTTGGGCCACGTTCGATACGTAGCTTCCTTATTGTTGATAATGCCTCCTTGCATTTAAAGGAATTATAACGAAGTTTAGTTACTACAAAAACACTGTTTTGGGACGGACAAATCTGTCGCACAACAGTTGAAATTTCCGTCCTTAAATAAATTTGGGACGGAATGTGCGTCTAAAATATTTTGTCGCGATTTCGCTCGTCGCAAAGCTGTTGGGACGGAATTTATTATTCCGTCGCGCGTTTGGGACGGAATTAAGGACAGAATATATTAAATTGTattcatttaattaattaatgcgtGATGGAATTGGCGACGGAAGAAATAAACTTTTTGGGACGGATCCTATTACTCCGTCCCAAGTTTGAGACGGAATATAATTATTgatgttttttaaaatattaattttgggACGGAGTTGATGACGGAAATAGTGATTTTTATTGTGATGGAATTAGAACTAACACAATTCGTCCCAAATTTTGCGACGGCGTTGGTTACAGAAATACTAATAATTGTTACGACGGAAATCAAAATAATAAAGTCCGTCCCAAATGTTGTGACGGATATATTCTGTCACTACATTGTGACGATTTGAAACAATTTTCACGGCAATAGTTGGGACGAAATAGTTCTGTCGCAAATGTAAAATTTTGGGACAGAATATCTCATTTGAGATTAATGTATTTATTACTCTTTTCtgtttatttataataaatattataaatttttaaaataaaaacaaactaTAAAACAACAATCATATTCAAACAATTTCATCCATAAATATATCCAAACTTAAACATAATTATCCTGTTATAAGTATAATTAAGTATCTCAAAGATGAAAAACATAGAGGTTCCGTCAAAACATAAACAACCATGATTTATACTAAAATGTATCCATCCAGCCATTAAATTTATTCATCACTCATATTGTTATTTGAAGCATCACTTCCTGGAACATCATGAGGATTATCTTCATCCAAATCCATTGCATCCAAATCAATGTTTGCATGTCTTGCAAAGAGAgctatcattttattttgtcgAGCAATGGTAGCACTTATATTATCAATTGTTTGTTGCTGCTCTGTAATCTTCTGTTTTAGTTTTTCCTCAACCTCAGCACTCATACCTCGGACAATATCACTATAGTTAGCATATTGTGATTTGGAAGTTAATGCTTTAGCACGCATCCTTCCATCCAAACTAAGTCCATATACCAATCCCTTTGCATTTCTTCCCCCAACTGCTTCAATCATAAGGGCATCATAatcaattggttttggttgactAGAACTCTCACCATCACCGGCTTGTGATTGAGACTCGGCTTGTGAACAAAGATTTAGATAGTTGTCCTGACGAAAATGAAAGATTCCTTAATATAGAATCAATTGATATGCTTGAATTAGATAACGCTTACATTATAAATGCAGTAGTACTTACATAAGAATCACTTGATCTTTTATCAACAAAAGTCTGTGTCCCCTTCCTAAGATGACACTTTTGGAATATTTCACCCTTATTTGGCATTCTTCCCAAGCTCTTAGCCTGTACTTGTTTAAACATATAGACATatgttaaaaatattaaaaacaatGTTCAAATGCAAAAAAACAAGGTTTCAATTTCAATATCATTATGAGTCTGTTCACCAAAAAATTCAACACAAGCAGTAAAACAGTGTAGTCCATTATAATAACTAGCAAATAAGCTCAATCACATAAAAATCAGTTATAAAATTGGACATCCTACTCGTTGCAAAGCATTAATCAAAATTCATGTCACAAACTAAATACACGACGTCCAAAAATAAAGAGCACATAAATATATACACTTAAACCTAAGCTTTCAAGAATTATATATAAATCTACTTATGACTCTAAGTGCTTGCTACATATTAGTACTCCACAGTCTTAAAAAATCAAAGGTACTACTTGGACACTATTAATGTTGCATATAATGGTAACATCAAGACCTCTATCAATTCACAAAGAAGTCAAATATATGATAATAAATCTAACAGAATCAGGAATCCATGAAGGTTCATGAAAGAACTATTAAGAATATAACTCACCAATTCAAGTTCATGCTTAAATTGATTCATAGATCCTTGAGTATGTAATGAACCACCAGTATCTGAATGACGATTTGCAGATGCCACACATCGTAATGTTTGATAATCCTCATCTTCCCATATAGCAAGCAACAAAAGCCACACATTATCAGGAATCCATGAAGGTCTTGATGAAATATTTTCACATGCTCTTGCCATTATCTTTCTGAGCAAATCTTTTGCCTTGGATTCCCACATAGCCTTGATAGTTGATTCATGTTCACCAATCCATTTGTATTTTTTCTGAAATTGttaaattacaataaaaacataaatttaaCAACAATTTTCAATTATAATAGTATACACTACAATATAACAAGTAACATATTCAAATTACCGCCCACTCATTAAACCACAATAGTTTGATTTCATCGTTGCAATGTTTCCAATTGTTGTAAGGGCCATCAAACACAGACTTAATTGCCTTTGATATGTCTTTAGTAGCATTATCATCAGAGAAgatgaaatatattaaaaaaatcaagtaTGAAAGCATGTTAAGCTTAATAACTTTACAATTAAATAACTTCACTTACTAACGTAGAGGATACGTCCAAACTTTGTTATCTGAAGGATCCTTGCCCCATGGTAGATGTGTGTTATGAGGACCGGGTAAGGTGGGATCTGCAAATGGAATTGTTTCTTGGGGTTGGTTGGTATGATCATTACCAACTTGTGTAAGTGGTACAGTCTCAGACTCATCATTTGGTGGTTGCTGATGATACTCTGGAGTCGGCGTCCTTTCTACAGTAGGAGATGGCATGGGTGAAGTATTGATAGGACCCTGTGCATTACTAGATGATGGAGCTGATGTATTCGAAGGTGACTGAGTCATATATTGAGTAACATTCCTTTGTTGTAAACTTGAATGATCAGATGTAACCCTACTTTTACTTTTACCTCCAGAACCAAGAGGTCGTCCTCTAGGTCGACTAGTACCAGACATCTAAAATAACAATATAAATTGTTTAACCATGTCATGTTTGTAAATATATGTATGCAATAACATACCATTCAACAAAGATACGATACTACATATAATAAGAAttcataaaaaaactaaaagacgttcaatttatgaaataaaagaaagaaataaaaacaactaGTCTAGccaatcatcatcagattcaacaTAGTCTTCTGGAACTTCTTCACGAGTTGAATCGCTATCATCAAAGtcttcttcagcttcttcattttcatctctTTCATCCATGAGTatttcatctttttcttcataatCATTATCATCGTCTCGCAAGTTATTAATTTCTTCAATTTCGTGTATGACTGGTAGCACCCCAGCATTCTCATTTTCTTGGTAAGCATGTGCTGGGCTTCTTTCATAACCGCTTTCCTCAACAATGCTTCTTGCTTTTGTCTTGATAACAACCCACCAATTTGAATTATCACGTCGTCTTTCAGGATATGGTGTGTAATACACTTGAGTTGCCTTTTGAGCAATGACAAATGGTTCATATTTTGGATAACGCCTTTGTGAATGAACTTCAATAATTCCAAAGCGCTTATGTACTCTTGTTCCGACATTAGGGGTTGGATCAAACCATGTGCACTTGAACAACACAACTCTCTTAATTGGTTCCCCTGGATACTCCAATTCTACAATTTCATCAAGTGTGCCATAGTAATCATTTTCACATTGTCCGGAATCAGCTCCTCTAACACAAACACCATTATTAGAAGTAGTTTTTCCTTCACTCCATGGTGTTGTGTGAAACTTAAATCCATTGACAAAATAGATAGGCCATGTGTGAACTGTAGCCAATGGTCCCCAAGCAATGTCATTGATAAACTGACTGTGAGTTTCATTGCTTGATTGATGCACCTATTCAGTAAAAAGTAACTTTAGGTTCATTTATGATCTCAACACAATTACTTTGGAATCAACAAATACTTAAATGATCTTTGAACCATTGTGGAAAATCATTATCAATACAACGATCAACATCAATGTCACTAATGTTTGGCCTAGCAGCTCGTAAGCTTTCCACATATAAACTGCAAGTTCAACCATATGTCTTCATTATATGTATAAAATATTGGATATAATGAATAGACTATGATTTATTTTGACTTACGCTTGATATGGTTCAACTTCTTCACAATTTAAAATTACACACAAATGAGCTGCATCCTTTTCTTTTCGTTCAATGAATCTATGTCTCTTCTTTCCCGCTGCCCGACCAGGTTGATTGAAAAGGGATAAAGGTTGAAATAATTGGTCTTCAAAACCATCATCATTTCTTGGTGCTCTATTTCTTCTTGTGTGCACATGAGACTCAAAATAATATGAAGCAAATGTTGTTGTCTCTTGTACAATATAAGCTTCATAAATACTACCTTCTGGACGTGCTCTATTTCCAACTTTTTCTTTCAAGGAATGAAGGAACCTTAACAACAAAGTTATGTGAGTTTTTAGAAAACAAGTTATGAAAATTTTCAAAGTATATTGTGATAGATAATAATTTATACCTTTCAAATGGGTACATCCAACGATATTGCACAGGCCCACCCATTTTCGCTTCCCATGCTAAGTGAATTGGTAAATGCTCCATTGAGTCAAAAAAACCTGGGGGAAATATACGTTCTAACTTGCACAATATGATTGGGATATTTTTTTCCATTTGTTTCAAGTGATCAAGCTCTATTTTTGTTGAGCAAAAATCTCTAAAGAATTGACTCAACTCCACCAAAGGATTCCAAATATGCTCTGGCAATGAGCTAAATGCTGTGGGAAGCAAACGTTCCATGAAAATATGACAATCATGACTCTTCATCCCCAATAACTTTTTCGTTCTCAAGTCCACACACTTTCGAATATTTGAAGCATAACCATCTGGGAGTTTTAGTTGTGATATCCATTCACACACCGCTTTCTTTTGGGCTGCATTCAAAGTGTATTGTGCCTTAGGCTTTACTTCATTACCATTTCCCAAGTCAACAAGCTCCAATTCACGAACCAAACCTAAGTCGTAACCGGCGCATAAGCTATTACCATAGCCTAGCAAGCCTGCTTTCACATGATTCGTTTCCGCAATACCTCATATAAAGAAAGAAACATGCTTACGAAGCTCAAACGATAATTGGACAGAGTTTCCTTTGTATTTCTACATTTTTACAAAATAACAAGACCTGCTAGAGAGGTATATCATTCAGCCAGAGATCCAAATATACACATATCCATTTTCCAAGAAGTCACATCATCAAATACATCGTAGAACTTTTACACTTACAAAAAATGACTATTACATATTCCCTATAGCTGCAGAATACCAAAAAGATCAACAAAAGACATCAACACGACCACCAACCGTAGGAGGCCTACCAAAAAGAAGTAACTGTACAAGCTGCAACTGAAACAACCTCCTACTCAGCTACCTGTGAATCTGAAATGGAAATAAGGagggggtaagtcacaaagacttagtgagggCCTATAAACCACCATGAACTAGAAGGGGAACATCATAGGCACGATTTTTCTCTTTAAAACTCAGGATAAATATGACATTTGATTCAAGTCAAGTAGCTCAAATCACTTTCATAAAACATATATGGCATGGTAAAAGCTTCATGCTTTACTAACTCAAATCACTGTCACTTTGACATAGAGAAAACTTAAAGAATCATAATGCGGTTAAAGcattttcaatttataaaatcACTCAAAATCCGATAATCCAAATACAATAGGAAATACACATGAGAGAACCATAGTCAtaaggcggctccatctcgttgatagccctttcctcctACGGGGTGGCCTTTCCCCtaggggcggctccatctaacggatagccctttcctttctcaagtcacatcgtgtcatcgggggaagctacatctcgttgatagccctttcctcaaAAGGATTATCTTATCcaagaggcggctccatctaacggatagccctctccacccagaatcatgtcatatctcatcaatctcatcgggggaagctacatctcgttgatagccctttccgtgcactggcggctccatctaacggatagccctctccacccggaatcaaataactaggtgcacctaggtcgttacctccgttaacggctacggggttctaaCATGTATTCCCACAATCATCTTTTCAAAATCATAAGCAATCTCATATCAAAGTTTCAAATATGAATGCTCTCAATAATTATCAAAGCTCATCAAGATGTCATTCCCAACCCAACATGATTCAATACATAAAGTTTGTAACTTCATAACTTAAAACAAACTACAATCATTCTCAAATTCATTTATTTCATTACATAACCTTGAATAACTCAATAAAAGATAGTCATGTGAATGAAAGGATGTTTCCcccaattttaaataaatagataCTTCAAGTTATAATAAAATAGTCAAAACCATAAACATAGAGTAATTAAAAATATGCCACAATGGTCATAAACCACTCACAACTATGAAGGATCAAGAGAAGCGCTCCCAACAACTTCAAGATGTCCGGATGAGTCCGTGGTCGGCAAATCTGAACACCAACAACAGATTTCAACTCTTTAGGAACTTAATTTAATTAGATATCTATTATCCAAAAGCAACCATGAAATCCCTAATTGTGAGCTCAAAtccctaaaattaatttacccAAAACTAACATAGACTAGAATACAATTCTTTGAAATTTTGGGTTGTGAATATACCTCATTGAGCTCAAGTGAGTACTCTTCACTGGGTGGGTACTCTTTTCCTCTCTTAGAGCAAAATCCCTAGCACCCAAAACTAACCCAAAAGCTTCCTACGTGAACCatcaagcttcttcttcaaataTTTGTAGTTTATGGTGGGTATTAGTGTGGTtctttggtgaagaaaaagtaattgatgaagaagaggatAGAAGATGAAGGTTCTTTGGTGCTCAGGCTTTGGAGTTGGACACTATAATCTTTGAATCTGATGCTTTGAATGTGGTCAATAACTTTAATAGTGGCCAGGGAAGGGCAGAGCTGGAACCAATTCTACAAGATTGTCGGATGCTTGCAACAcaattttctgtttttaagtttcaacATGTAAAGAGGGATGCCAATAAAGTAGCTCATATTCTAGCTTCAATTGGGGCAAAGTATCCTAGCCATTGTTGGTGGGATAATTTCCCTTCTCAAATTCAAGCTGCGCTTTTAGCAGATGTATTTTCAGTTATCATCTAATGAAGTTGCATTtcccatcaaaaaaaaaaagatgaagatgCTGTCGAATGGAGGGTAAAGTGAAAGGAGAAAGGGAAAAAGTGGGTGGGTgcgtctttttttttttcttttaagttctgtttttttttcctaatgTAATTGAAACGGTGCGTTTCAAAAAACTATGACAGCAGCCTCCCACGTCCCTACAAGGAGTGAATGCACGCATCGGTTTTCCATTCAAAGAGCGAGAACCCAACCCCTTCACCTTATTGCGAATCCAATTCCAAAACCGAAACTGAATTTAGTCCAGCAATTAAATTATCCCTGTCGAACTCAGCAGCACTAAATATAATTTCATTGTGAATGTGATGAAGCCACACCAACCACTCCACAGCAAGCCACACAGCAATGTCACCCACCTTTTGAGTTCTATTCCAACTAGCTCTTAGATGACATCATGTTTGTTAATTGAAACACTAAAATATCAACACCTCAAAACTTCCAATTaagttttaatatatattacaaAGATTTTGGAGAGGGCtacaaatgaaaatgaaaataataatttatggaATGAAAATAATACACTCATAAATCATAATTCATAGTTTCATACTATGCTATATTATTCCATTACAAATTTCAGGAAAtgcaataatatttttattctatcaccaacttttttttattctatCATGACAAAACACAGAAATTTAATTCTTGATATTTCGTCCCCTCTTGATTGTGATGCCATCCCACCAATCATCAGCGCAGATGAAGGAAATCTAAACTGAAGTCCGTTTTAATGACCTGTAGCCTTATATCTTCACGGACCATTCTGAAATCTTCCCATAATTCAGCCACCTCTTCATCACATACCACATCCTTTAACGCTTCAATGTCCATAATTGAGCTGGGTAACTCAGATAATCTCGAGCAGCCTCTCATATTGAGCTTTTGTAAATTTCTCAACTTGCCTATGTCCTCAGGTAACTTAGTGAAGCTTATGCAATCAGAGATATCAAGGAATGTTAGTTTCTCAAGGCTAGTGATTGATTGGGGCAACTCTACTAGATCAATGCAAGAACTAAGGCTTAGTGTTTCCAAATTTACCAACTTCCCAATTTCTTCAGGAAGTTTAGTAAGCATATAACAGT
This is a stretch of genomic DNA from Lotus japonicus ecotype B-129 chromosome 1, LjGifu_v1.2. It encodes these proteins:
- the LOC130732944 gene encoding disease resistance protein RPV1-like; amino-acid sequence: MFFTPNDLEEDIKQAEGFFTEITQQLEDKNLEKNSDWYRNKIAETRTLSDKCEPTFSLQSQDVGSFSKTLLSLHEELRCEIRSLVRFRCADLMILDHEDMLNDEFKTELEEDINEVEKFLTEINLQLEGKVHDKNSHWYNKKIEETRALIAKRFSAFPLLPQDVGYIKGACQIFLSFRGEDTRYNFTGYLYHALRQAGFQVFMDDRELHRGELVAQVLKNAIENTKLSIIVFSENFADSTWCLDEVVQILDCKQRNDILVWPIFYKVEPSDVRHQRNSYEKAIVKQQARFGKDSDIVNNWKLALTQACSLNAFHYKENSGYEYEFIQGILEDVIKNKDRL
- the LOC130733005 gene encoding uncharacterized protein LOC130733005, which gives rise to MSGTSRPRGRPLGSGGKSKSRVTSDHSSLQQRNVTQYMTQSPSNTSAPSSSNAQGPINTSPMPSPTVERTPTPEYHQQPPNDESETVPLTQVGNDHTNQPQETIPFADPTLPGPHNTHLPWGKDPSDNKVWTYPLHISKAIKSVFDGPYNNWKHCNDEIKLLWFNEWAKKYKWIGEHESTIKAMWESKAKDLLRKIMARACENISSRPSWIPDNVWLLLLAIWEDEDYQTLRCVASANRHSDTGGSLHTQGSMNQFKHELELAKSLGRMPNKGEIFQKCHLRKGTQTFVDKRSSDSYDNYLNLCSQAESQSQAGDGESSSQPKPIDYDALMIEAVGGRNAKGLVYGLSLDGRMRAKALTSKSQYANYSDIVRGMSAEVEEKLKQKITEQQQTIDNISATIARQNKMIALFARHANIDLDAMDLDEDNPHDVPGSDASNNNMSDE